The Pseudomonas sp. R4-35-07 nucleotide sequence GCTACACCGCCGACTGGAAACAACTGCCCATGAGTGGCTCGGCTGAACGCAGCCTGACCAAGAACGGCGACGGCACCTGGACCTTGAACTTCAAGGCCTCGATGATGATTGCCAGCCTGACCGAAACCAGCGTGATCCTGTTCGACAAGGACACCCTGCAACCCAAGAGCTACAGCTTCGAGCGCGGCGGTTTGGGCAAGGCGAAGAAGATCAACCTGGATTTCGATCAGGCGACCAAGAAGATCACCGGCTTTGAAAACAAGGACCCGGTTAACGTCACCCTCGAAAGCGGCATGCTCGACAAGTCCACCTATCAACTCGCCCTTCAGCGCGATGTGGCTGCCGGCAAGAAAAGCATGAGCTACCGAGTGGCCGAAGGTACGGATGTGGATACCTATGACTTCCGCGTCATGGGCCCGGAAAAAGTCCAGACCAAGGTAGGCTCCATCGACGCGATC carries:
- a CDS encoding DUF3108 domain-containing protein, with the protein product MRRALLFAFALFALPAVQAADLHPFSVSYTADWKQLPMSGSAERSLTKNGDGTWTLNFKASMMIASLTETSVILFDKDTLQPKSYSFERGGLGKAKKINLDFDQATKKITGFENKDPVNVTLESGMLDKSTYQLALQRDVAAGKKSMSYRVAEGTDVDTYDFRVMGPEKVQTKVGSIDAIKVERVRDPSQSKRITQMWFAKDQGGILVALRQVETDGKEYNIMLQDGTVDGKAVKGS